The genomic window GCCGGACGAGCATGAGCAGGTTAACCAATTGATTTACACGGTATTTACCGAGAGTTACGATGTCAAGACCGGCACATTCATGCTTGATTATTTTAAAGCGGAGCGGGAAAAAGCCACCTTTATCCCCGAGCTTTCGCTCGTCGCTTTGCTCGAAGACGGCAAAATCGTCGGGCAGGTGACGCTGTATGAGACCGACATCATCACCCCCACGGGCAAAAACACACAGCTTGTGCTCTCCCAGAGCGCCGTTTTGCCCGAATACAAAATGCGCGGCATTATGAGAGAGCTGGTCACAACCGCATTCAGCAAGGCAAAAGAAATGGGCTATAAAGCCGTATTCTTAGGCGGAAACCCCGCTCTTTACGGCCGATTCGGGTTTGAACCGTCGTATCATTACGGCATTTTTCACAAAAACCGAAAGCAATGGGGGGACGAGGGGTTCTTGGTCTGCAAATTAGTCCCCGACGCGTTGGAGGGCATTACAGGCACAACTAATTATTACGGCGGCTAAAACAGGATATATTACAATTTACAACCGCCGTACGATTTATAACTGGAGTGTAAAAAATATGGATATAAAAATCCTTTCTACCTTTGATAATGTAAAAGAGTATTTAGAAGCGGCTGAGCGGAAAGACTCCGACCAACAAGAGCTGTGGCAGAAATATATGATAGACCCGTTTTGGCCGGAAATTTCGCAGTGGGCTCCGTTTGATATGAGTTACATGAAGCCGAAAAATATAACGAATATCG from Oscillospiraceae bacterium includes these protein-coding regions:
- a CDS encoding N-acetyltransferase, with protein sequence MIKKTTTSGLVIYIRPETPDEHEQVNQLIYTVFTESYDVKTGTFMLDYFKAEREKATFIPELSLVALLEDGKIVGQVTLYETDIITPTGKNTQLVLSQSAVLPEYKMRGIMRELVTTAFSKAKEMGYKAVFLGGNPALYGRFGFEPSYHYGIFHKNRKQWGDEGFLVCKLVPDALEGITGTTNYYGG